From Streptomyces sp. TLI_105, the proteins below share one genomic window:
- a CDS encoding DUF5955 family protein, translating into MLRSVGQRRVTGEGVDPRVAELRAAVSRLRRELAAHRVDFADREIAEDELAALDAMALSGDPEVRRLRRSLLLVAGSVGSVSALAEGLAGVRHAVELFGPPPTPNG; encoded by the coding sequence GTGTTGCGAAGCGTGGGGCAGAGGCGAGTGACCGGCGAGGGCGTGGACCCCAGGGTGGCCGAACTGCGGGCCGCCGTGTCCCGGCTCCGGCGCGAACTGGCCGCACACCGGGTCGATTTCGCCGACCGGGAGATCGCCGAGGACGAACTCGCCGCCCTTGACGCCATGGCGCTCAGCGGCGACCCCGAGGTACGGCGGCTGCGCCGCTCGCTGCTGCTCGTCGCGGGCTCCGTCGGCTCCGTCAGCGCCCTCGCCGAGGGCCTCGCCGGGGTCCGGCACGCGGTGGAACTCTTCGGCCCGCCGCCGACCCCGAACGGCTAG
- a CDS encoding response regulator transcription factor, producing MTIRLLLADDHPVVRAGLRAVLDTEPDFAVVAEAATAERAVELAAAGGVDVVLMDLQFGAGMHGSEATAAITAAAGGPKVLVLTTYDTDADILAAVEAGASGYLLKDAPPEELAAAVRTAAAGQSALAPAVAHRLMDRMRTPAEALTKRELEVLQLVGEGLSNQQISKALFLSQATVKSHLVHVFAKLGVDSRTAAVAAATARRLIRR from the coding sequence ATGACCATCCGACTCCTGCTCGCCGACGACCACCCGGTGGTACGGGCGGGCTTGCGCGCGGTCCTCGACACCGAGCCGGACTTCGCGGTGGTCGCGGAGGCGGCCACGGCAGAGCGCGCGGTGGAGCTGGCTGCCGCCGGGGGCGTGGACGTGGTCCTGATGGACCTGCAGTTCGGCGCCGGGATGCACGGCTCGGAGGCGACGGCGGCGATCACGGCGGCGGCGGGCGGGCCGAAGGTGCTGGTCCTGACGACGTACGACACGGACGCGGACATCCTGGCGGCGGTGGAGGCGGGCGCCTCCGGCTACCTCCTGAAGGACGCGCCGCCGGAGGAGCTGGCGGCGGCGGTCCGGACGGCGGCGGCCGGCCAGTCGGCCCTCGCACCGGCGGTGGCGCACCGGCTGATGGACCGCATGCGGACACCGGCGGAGGCCCTGACCAAGCGCGAGCTGGAGGTGCTCCAGCTGGTGGGCGAGGGCCTGTCGAACCAGCAGATCAGCAAGGCGCTGTTCCTGAGCCAGGCGACGGTGAAGTCCCACCTGGTGCACGTCTTCGCGAAGCTGGGCGTGGACTCGCGCACGGCGGCGGTGGCGGCGGCGACGGCACGACGACTGATCAGGCGGTAG
- a CDS encoding NTP transferase domain-containing protein, with amino-acid sequence MTAAEDRSPVVAGLLLAAGGGRRLGGRPKALLTHRGRPLVEHAVGVLRGAGCEVVHVVLGASAEVVRERAELPGCVLVDNPEWAEGMGSSLRAGLASLAADPRGVDGALVLLVDQPGIGAQAVARVRAAYGSRDSLAAASYDGERGHPVLFGAGHWAGIAETAVGDRGARDYLAAHRDAITPVDCSDVAEPYDIDTEADLSHLE; translated from the coding sequence ATGACAGCTGCAGAGGATCGAAGCCCCGTCGTCGCCGGACTGCTGCTCGCCGCGGGGGGCGGCAGGCGTCTCGGAGGGCGGCCGAAGGCCTTGCTCACGCACCGGGGGCGACCGCTGGTCGAGCATGCCGTGGGGGTGCTGCGCGGGGCCGGCTGCGAGGTGGTGCACGTGGTGCTGGGGGCCTCGGCCGAGGTCGTACGGGAGCGGGCGGAGCTGCCCGGGTGCGTGCTGGTGGACAACCCGGAGTGGGCGGAGGGGATGGGTTCCTCGCTGCGGGCCGGGCTCGCCTCGCTGGCCGCCGACCCGCGCGGTGTGGACGGGGCGCTCGTCCTCCTCGTCGACCAGCCGGGGATCGGGGCGCAGGCCGTGGCCCGGGTGCGGGCGGCGTACGGCTCGCGGGATTCGCTGGCGGCCGCCTCGTACGACGGGGAGCGGGGCCATCCGGTGCTGTTCGGGGCCGGGCACTGGGCGGGGATCGCGGAGACGGCGGTGGGCGACCGGGGTGCGCGGGACTATCTGGCGGCGCACCGGGATGCGATCACCCCGGTGGACTGTTCGGATGTGGCCGAGCCCTACGACATCGACACGGAGGCGGATCTGTCCCACCTGGAGTGA